One Campylobacter concisus DNA segment encodes these proteins:
- a CDS encoding cytochrome-c oxidase: MKILSLLSMLLFTAVCGFANDGKVRSIDIYVTPYYSANAGKVEYVKVYDKIDELLKSGKVEDFKKAEKIVQDASQLVSPITLFVLSARAYDLGLRDDAVFWFYVAKNRAILLRGVIDMEGEKFTDVVAAIGAFMKLVGDVVNPYAFCDIKKQQEIADKALEWTKKNAYEAMFSPEFSSPHEDRKAALAKGIEKLEARNKKEKDYFLDKDNLANFKAMRKQNGTDEKFCF; this comes from the coding sequence ATGAAAATTTTATCACTGCTTTCGATGCTACTTTTTACAGCGGTATGTGGTTTTGCAAACGACGGCAAAGTAAGAAGTATCGACATCTACGTCACGCCTTACTACTCAGCAAACGCTGGCAAGGTGGAGTATGTCAAGGTCTATGACAAGATAGATGAGCTTTTAAAAAGTGGCAAAGTAGAGGACTTTAAAAAGGCAGAAAAGATCGTGCAGGACGCTTCGCAGTTAGTTAGTCCGATAACTCTTTTTGTTCTATCAGCTCGCGCTTATGATCTTGGACTTCGCGATGATGCGGTATTTTGGTTTTACGTGGCAAAAAATCGCGCGATCTTGCTAAGAGGCGTTATAGACATGGAGGGCGAGAAATTTACTGACGTGGTGGCTGCGATAGGGGCGTTTATGAAGCTTGTTGGCGACGTGGTCAATCCTTATGCATTTTGCGATATCAAAAAACAACAAGAGATCGCTGATAAAGCACTTGAATGGACTAAGAAAAATGCCTATGAAGCGATGTTTTCGCCAGAATTTAGCTCACCTCACGAAGATAGAAAAGCAGCCCTTGCAAAAGGCATAGAAAAGCTTGAAGCCCGCAATAAAAAAGAGAAAGATTACTTTTTAGACAAAGACAATCTTGCTAACTTTAAAGCTATGCGCAAGCAAAATGGCACCGATGAGAAATTTTGCTTTTAA
- a CDS encoding ACT domain-containing protein codes for MKAIVTVVGKDRVGIVAGVSAKLSELGLNIDDISQTILSDFFTMMAVVSSDENKDFTALRAELDKLGESLKVKINIQSSAIFDAMHKI; via the coding sequence ATGAAAGCGATCGTAACCGTAGTAGGAAAAGATAGGGTAGGCATCGTTGCTGGCGTCTCAGCAAAGCTTAGTGAGCTAGGGCTAAACATAGACGACATCTCACAGACTATTTTGAGCGACTTTTTCACGATGATGGCGGTGGTTTCAAGCGATGAAAATAAGGACTTTACGGCCTTAAGAGCGGAGCTAGATAAGCTTGGAGAGAGCCTAAAAGTAAAGATAAATATCCAAAGCTCAGCCATTTTTGATGCTATGCACAAAATTTAA
- a CDS encoding Fic family protein produces MNFERLHGWHNALFEYSHSKAYKIKRAKFRDDEMSVVSGHLENRQIHYEALPAERTENEMRNFLNFINKSSKNAYIKSALARLWFVIIHPYDDGNGRMARALAH; encoded by the coding sequence ATGAACTTCGAGCGGCTACATGGCTGGCACAATGCCTTGTTTGAATATAGCCATAGCAAAGCTTACAAGATAAAAAGAGCTAAATTTAGAGATGATGAGATGAGCGTCGTTTCAGGTCATCTAGAAAATAGGCAAATCCACTACGAAGCCTTGCCAGCAGAGCGTACAGAAAATGAGATGAGAAATTTTTTAAATTTTATCAATAAAAGCTCCAAAAACGCCTATATAAAAAGCGCCTTAGCACGCCTTTGGTTTGTGATCATCCATCCTTATGATGACGGCAACGGACGCATGGCAAGGGCTTTGGCACACTAA
- a CDS encoding gamma-glutamyl phosphate reductase — protein MKFIAILFCTFTMLLAANYTKKIEIGLCKLINEREMAKFYGDTRNYDALSKKIDGYKFRFGLKDFDEDSCRMSGYYPIDPNYAPYPPNYRPYYQNEYERFDRFQRGYRGGYYNDDDYDDGFERGYRRGYNDARREYRRPYR, from the coding sequence ATGAAATTTATAGCCATTTTGTTTTGTACATTTACGATGTTGCTAGCTGCAAACTATACTAAAAAGATAGAGATCGGACTTTGCAAACTTATAAACGAAAGAGAAATGGCTAAATTTTATGGCGATACAAGAAACTACGACGCCCTTAGTAAAAAGATAGACGGATATAAATTTCGTTTTGGATTGAAAGATTTTGATGAGGATAGTTGCCGTATGAGTGGCTACTATCCTATTGATCCAAACTATGCGCCATATCCGCCTAACTACCGTCCATACTATCAAAATGAGTACGAAAGATTTGATAGATTTCAGCGTGGTTACCGTGGAGGCTACTACAACGACGATGACTACGACGATGGTTTTGAGCGAGGATATAGACGTGGCTACAATGACGCTAGAAGAGAGTATAGAAGACCTTATAGATAG
- a CDS encoding YagU family protein, which translates to MSKLATKPKFALAALIGLIAGVVSAFVKWGAEVPLPPRSPMDMFNAACGPESAIRAANAIDCSRNFLNPPYVFLRDYVGITDPNAAIYEFAGHVFNYVMLTHIIFSVVFAVGYCLVAEKFPKITMWQGVMAGILATIAVHGISLSLLGLTPPLWTLPWYEYVSELAGHMVWFWSIEIIRHDLRARITKEKDPSDCCNA; encoded by the coding sequence ATGTCAAAGTTAGCTACCAAACCAAAATTTGCTTTAGCTGCGCTGATCGGTTTAATCGCTGGCGTAGTTTCAGCTTTCGTCAAATGGGGCGCAGAAGTGCCGCTTCCACCAAGAAGCCCTATGGATATGTTTAACGCTGCTTGCGGACCAGAAAGTGCCATCAGAGCGGCTAATGCGATCGACTGCTCGAGAAATTTCTTAAACCCGCCTTATGTATTTTTGAGAGATTATGTCGGTATCACCGATCCAAATGCTGCTATCTACGAGTTTGCAGGGCATGTCTTTAACTACGTGATGCTAACGCACATCATATTTTCAGTCGTTTTTGCTGTTGGCTACTGCCTCGTGGCTGAGAAATTTCCAAAGATCACAATGTGGCAAGGCGTGATGGCGGGCATTTTAGCAACCATCGCAGTTCATGGTATCTCACTGTCGCTTCTTGGCCTCACTCCGCCACTTTGGACACTTCCTTGGTATGAGTATGTCTCTGAGCTTGCAGGTCACATGGTCTGGTTTTGGTCGATAGAGATCATCCGCCACGACCTAAGAGCTAGGATCACAAAAGAAAAAGATCCTAGCGACTGCTGCAACGCATAG
- a CDS encoding tetrahydrodipicolinate N-succinyltransferase N-terminal domain-containing protein — translation MSKEFKDANEFKEFFEEFRKKDGYKDPVAFGIARVDRGQKNVDKILQASYAVVNYKESFLSAAAFIYALQKCDVEVDFSAHEFVADLTLKVAKKASKLFSVFEKDIKSHKNVENLHAVKMAFDDDLELNENKFKLVFLFDDAKPLSVEAVYLKLYLISLGKVAPRTIVLDGAFGVLPNVAWTSQNIPIELEWLRENEISLKMFGEYPAIVSVDKFPRFLSHIIPADNTRILDAAKVRMGAAVHPGTVVMPGAAYINFNAGTTGGVMVEGRVSSSVVVGEGSDVGGGASILGVLSGTNGNPVSIGKHCLLGANSVTGVPLGDNCIVDAGIAVLEGTKVYILASEREKLAKINPSFKFEAEIYKALELGGLNGLHFRQNSQTGQITASASKRAIKLNEALH, via the coding sequence ATGTCTAAAGAGTTCAAAGACGCAAACGAATTTAAGGAATTTTTTGAAGAATTTAGAAAAAAAGATGGTTACAAAGATCCAGTTGCTTTTGGCATCGCAAGAGTCGATCGCGGACAAAAAAATGTAGATAAAATTTTACAAGCAAGTTACGCCGTTGTAAATTACAAAGAGAGCTTTTTAAGCGCGGCTGCCTTTATCTATGCTTTGCAAAAGTGCGATGTTGAGGTTGATTTTAGCGCTCACGAGTTCGTAGCCGATCTCACACTAAAGGTAGCAAAAAAGGCTAGCAAGCTCTTTAGCGTCTTTGAAAAAGATATAAAATCACACAAAAACGTGGAGAATTTACACGCTGTGAAGATGGCATTTGATGACGATCTTGAGCTAAATGAGAATAAATTTAAACTTGTATTTTTGTTCGACGACGCAAAGCCACTTAGCGTGGAGGCTGTCTATCTCAAGCTCTACTTGATATCACTTGGCAAGGTCGCACCTAGGACGATCGTGCTTGATGGAGCCTTTGGGGTGTTACCAAATGTCGCATGGACTAGCCAAAACATCCCGATCGAGCTTGAGTGGCTAAGAGAAAATGAAATTTCTCTAAAGATGTTTGGCGAGTATCCAGCGATCGTGAGCGTGGATAAATTTCCAAGATTTTTAAGTCACATCATCCCAGCTGATAACACGAGAATTTTAGACGCTGCCAAAGTCCGCATGGGCGCAGCTGTGCATCCTGGCACAGTCGTCATGCCAGGGGCTGCTTATATCAACTTTAACGCAGGCACGACTGGTGGCGTGATGGTCGAGGGCAGGGTCAGCAGCTCTGTCGTAGTGGGCGAGGGCAGTGACGTTGGTGGCGGAGCTAGCATACTTGGCGTGCTAAGCGGCACAAACGGCAACCCTGTAAGCATCGGCAAACACTGCTTGCTTGGCGCAAACTCAGTCACTGGCGTGCCACTTGGTGATAACTGCATCGTGGATGCTGGCATAGCGGTGCTTGAGGGCACAAAGGTCTATATCTTGGCCAGCGAGCGCGAAAAACTAGCTAAGATAAATCCTAGCTTTAAATTTGAAGCTGAAATTTATAAAGCGCTTGAGCTTGGCGGACTAAACGGACTTCATTTTAGACAAAATAGCCAAACAGGTCAGATCACTGCAAGTGCGAGCAAAAGGGCGATCAAGCTAAATGAGGCACTTCATTAA
- a CDS encoding PFL family protein, giving the protein MDIKNVTETISMIEEQNFDIRTITMGISLLDCIDSDINKACDKIYAKITTKAKDLVRVGNEISAELGIPIVNKRVSVTPISIIGAATNAKDYVMIAKTLDRAAIEVGIDFIGGFSALVQKGYQKGDEILINSIPQALAQTAKVCSSVNVGSTKTGINMSAVRDMGRIIKETAAASEMGCAKLVVFANAVEDNPFMAGAFHGVGEADIVINVGVSGPGVVKRALEKVRGESFDVVAETVKKTAFKITRIGQLVGQMASERLGVKFGIVDLSLAPTPAVGDSVARVLEEMGLEAVGTHGTTAALALLNDAVKKGGVMACNQVGGLSGAFIPVSEDEGMIAAVRAGSLNLEKLEAMTAICSVGLDMIAIPADTPSESIAAMIADEAAIGVINQKTTAVRIIPLGKEGDMIEFGGLLGRAPVMKINKASSADFIARGGQIPAPIHSFKN; this is encoded by the coding sequence ATGGATATCAAAAATGTAACTGAAACGATCTCGATGATCGAGGAGCAAAATTTTGACATCAGAACGATCACGATGGGCATTAGTTTGCTCGACTGCATCGACTCTGACATCAACAAAGCCTGCGACAAAATTTACGCAAAAATCACCACTAAAGCCAAAGACCTAGTTAGAGTGGGCAACGAAATTTCCGCTGAGCTAGGCATACCAATCGTCAATAAAAGAGTGAGCGTGACGCCCATCTCGATAATCGGCGCCGCAACCAACGCAAAAGACTACGTGATGATCGCAAAGACGCTTGATAGGGCAGCTATTGAAGTTGGTATTGATTTTATAGGTGGTTTTTCGGCTCTAGTGCAAAAGGGCTATCAAAAGGGCGATGAAATTTTGATAAATTCTATCCCGCAAGCACTAGCGCAGACTGCAAAAGTCTGCTCAAGTGTAAATGTCGGCTCAACAAAAACTGGCATAAATATGAGTGCAGTGCGTGACATGGGACGCATCATAAAAGAGACGGCGGCGGCATCAGAGATGGGCTGTGCGAAGCTCGTGGTTTTTGCAAACGCAGTCGAGGACAACCCTTTCATGGCTGGAGCATTTCACGGCGTGGGTGAGGCTGATATAGTGATAAATGTCGGCGTTTCAGGTCCAGGCGTCGTCAAAAGAGCCCTTGAAAAGGTGCGTGGCGAGAGCTTTGACGTGGTGGCTGAAACTGTGAAAAAGACGGCGTTTAAGATCACTCGTATCGGTCAGTTAGTCGGTCAAATGGCGAGCGAGCGCCTTGGGGTTAAATTTGGTATCGTCGATCTCTCTCTTGCTCCAACGCCAGCTGTGGGCGACTCGGTGGCTCGTGTGCTTGAGGAGATGGGGCTTGAGGCTGTCGGTACGCACGGCACAACTGCGGCACTTGCTCTACTAAATGATGCGGTCAAAAAAGGTGGCGTCATGGCGTGCAATCAAGTGGGCGGCTTAAGTGGTGCGTTTATCCCAGTCTCAGAGGACGAGGGCATGATAGCTGCGGTGCGCGCAGGATCATTAAATTTAGAAAAGCTTGAAGCAATGACAGCGATATGCTCGGTGGGACTTGATATGATCGCCATACCTGCGGATACGCCAAGCGAGAGTATAGCTGCGATGATCGCTGATGAGGCGGCTATCGGCGTGATAAATCAAAAAACAACGGCCGTTCGTATCATACCTTTAGGCAAAGAGGGCGATATGATTGAGTTTGGCGGTCTTTTAGGAAGAGCGCCTGTGATGAAGATAAATAAAGCCTCAAGTGCTGACTTCATCGCTCGTGGCGGACAAATTCCAGCGCCTATACATAGTTTTAAAAACTAA